One Aliidiomarina minuta genomic region harbors:
- a CDS encoding succinate dehydrogenase iron-sulfur subunit, which translates to MKKVQFSIYRYNPDVDAKPRMQDYTLEFEEDQDMMVLDALIKLKEQDPSLAFRRSCREGVCGSDGFNINGKNGLGCITPVSSLKSNKIVVRPLPGLPVIRDLIVDLEQFYTQYERVKPYLINEDKNPPARERLQSPEERAKLDGLYECILCACCSSSCPSFWWNPDKFVGPAGLLHAYRFLADTRDTATEQRLDDLDDAFSVFRCHGIMNCVSVCPKGLNPTKAIGHIKSMLLSRAV; encoded by the coding sequence ATGAAAAAAGTGCAGTTTTCTATCTATCGTTACAACCCTGATGTCGATGCTAAGCCTCGCATGCAGGATTACACGCTGGAGTTTGAAGAAGATCAGGACATGATGGTTCTGGATGCTTTAATTAAACTGAAAGAGCAGGACCCCTCACTGGCATTTCGTCGCTCTTGTCGTGAGGGTGTATGTGGTTCAGACGGTTTTAACATTAATGGTAAAAATGGTCTGGGTTGCATTACTCCCGTTTCTTCATTGAAGTCGAATAAAATCGTGGTACGCCCCTTACCGGGGTTACCTGTTATTCGTGACCTGATTGTAGACCTTGAGCAGTTCTATACTCAGTATGAAAGAGTTAAGCCTTATTTGATCAACGAGGATAAGAATCCACCGGCGCGTGAGCGCCTGCAGTCTCCGGAAGAGCGTGCTAAGCTTGATGGACTGTATGAGTGTATTTTATGTGCCTGTTGCTCATCGTCATGTCCATCTTTCTGGTGGAATCCTGACAAGTTTGTAGGGCCAGCTGGTTTGCTTCACGCCTACCGCTTCCTGGCAGACACTCGCGATACAGCGACAGAACAGCGCCTGGATGACTTGGATGATGCCTTCAGTGTTTTCCGTTGTCATGGCATTATGAACTGCGTTAGCGTGTGTCCTAAGGGACTCAACCCGACAAAGGCAATTGGTCATATTAAATCTATGCTGTTGAGCCGCGCGGTCTAG